Proteins co-encoded in one Ictalurus punctatus breed USDA103 chromosome 18, Coco_2.0, whole genome shotgun sequence genomic window:
- the rimbp2a gene encoding RIMS-binding protein 2 isoform X1: protein MSISEMEDEVSPAPRSKARYTGQVRLCTARYSYNPYDGPNEHPEAELPLVAGKYLYVYGDMDDDGFYEGELLDGQRGLVPSNFVEFVQDKEKPSVDGAEDLGQLEHGRLSLTAIDGGISLDSLSVDSLGPCSNGTGTLDAEELADDIVPYPRKINLIKQLARSAIVAWEQPLVPLGWGNINGYNVLVDGEVRATVPFSGRTKLLVEKLDLATCTYRMSVQSVTDRGLSDELRCTMLVGRNVTVAPTGLRLDDIMRDSAELSWLPSNSNYSHTVFLDGVEHAVVKPCCYRLRFSNLKATTVYKVRVVAKPHQVPWHMPLEQREKKEAGVEFCTQAAGPPLPPNEVQVQCGQAPGILQVHWKPPLLTPMGTSNGANVIGYAVCTKGQRIAEVLYPMADFATVDLNCIQCLEAREVVVRTLSAQGESQDSHVAVIPNNLLVPPPQVHLPPHHMPQPLPPCTALPPPMQPLPPHAGPDSSSHLQTLPIRPNQPVAHLQPHPLPHPTQPSPPHLQPLPAHPFPQPQPTIPIHQPTIPIPQPTIPMPQPHIPQLALPQPQRPPSARELETKEQVLGMLHPGGGPAQPWEPLCSGLPPALPHGHTLEAPPCPNRRSPSPQRILPQPRGTLIPDTMAKAIAREAAQRVAVESGRMERRSQGFHSQNSDEEEDEESYQSRRRGESVDDFLRGSELGRQSHYSHSEDYQTESSRGSDLSDILEEDEEELYSEMQLEDGRRRNSHSALKVGGNVSSSGRLDRDSNRRPAHGGPQPQRRPLMVPSIGGYRDRGRRSPPHYDESESEDPFRIFVALFEYDPLSMSPNPDAADEELPFKEGQIIKVYGDKDTDGFYRGAIHGRSGLIPCNMVSEIQAEDEETMDQLMKQGFLPLNTPVDRIEHSRKGGRHPVATRRMVALYDYDPRESSPNADVEAELTFCAGDIIAVFGEIDEDGFYYGEINGHRGLVPSNFLEEVPDDVEVYLTETPSHHEQEEPVPAPRPEPKRVHHRRSQR from the exons ATGAGCATCTCAGAG ATGGAGGATGAGGTGAGTCCAGCTCCAAGGTCCAAGGCAAGATACACAGGACAGGTTCGTCTCTGCACGGCCCGCTACAG TTATAATCCTTATGATGGACCCAATGAGCATCCTGAGGCTGAGCTGCCTCTTGTTGCTGGGAAATATCTCTATGTGTACGGAGACATGGATGATGATGGATTCTATGAAG GAGAGTTGCTGGATGGCCAGCGTGGATTGGTCCCTTCTAATTTTGTGGAGTTTGTCCAGGACAAAGAGAAGCCATCGGTGGATGGAGCAGAAGATCTGGGGCAGCTGGAGCATGGCCGTTTAAGCCTGACAGCCATAGACGGAGGTATTTCCCTGGACAGCCTAAGCGTCGACTCTCTTGGGCCGTGCAGTAACGGGACTGGCACTCTGGATGCTGAGGAGCTGGCTGATGACATTGTGCCTTACCCGAGAAAAATCAACTTAATCAAACAGCTGGCAAGGAGCGCCATCGTGGCTTGGGAACAACCTCTAGTGCCCCTTGGTTGGGGCAACATCAATGGCTACAATGTTTTAGTGGACGGGGAGGTTCGCGCTACTGTGCCCTTCAGTGGCAGGACCAAACTCTTGGTGGAGAAGCTGGATCTAGCCACCTGCACATACCGCATGTCAGTGCAGAGTGTGACGGACCGAGGTTTGTCGGATGAGCTCCGCTGTACCATGCTGGTGGGACGGAATGTCACGGTGGCTCCGACGGGCCTGCGCTTGGACGACATCATGCGTGACTCAGCGGAGCTCTCCTGGCTCCCCAGCAACAGCAACTACTCGCACACAGTGTTTTTGGATGGAGTTGAGCATGCTGTGGTGAAGCCATGCTGTTACAGACTGCGCTTCAGCAACCTGAAAGCCACCACCGTGTACAAGGTGAGGGTGGTGGCCAAACCACACCAGGTGCCCTGGCACATGCCACTGGAACAGCGAGAGAAAAAGGAAGCCGGGGTCGAGTTCTGCACACAGGCTGCAG GCCCTCCTCTGCCTCCCAATGAGGTGCAGGTCCAGTGTGGACAGGCTCCAGGGATTCTGCAGGTCCACTGGAAGCCTCCATTGTTGACGCCCATGGGGACCTCCAATGGTGCCAACGTCATTGGCTACGCGGTGTGCACCAAGGGCCAGAGG ATCGCTGAGGTGTTGTACCCAATGGCTGACTTTGCAACAGTGGATCTGAACTGTATCCAGTGTTTGGAGGCCCGTGAGGTCGTGGTCAGGACTTTATCAGCACAAGGCGAAAGCCAGGACTCGCATGTCGCCGTCATTCCTAACAACCTTCTCGTGCCTCCACCCCAAGTCCACCTTCCACCTCACCACATGCCCCAGCCCTTGCCTCCATGCACTGCACTCCCACCTCCAATGCAGCCTCTTCCCCCTCATGCTGGCCCTGATTCAAGTTCCCATCTTCAAACACTTCCCATTCGCCCAAACCAGCCAGTCGCTCATCTTCAGCCTCATCCTTTACCCCATCCTACTCAGCCATCTCCTCCTCACCTCCAGCCTCTACCTGCTCACCCTTTCCCCCAGCCCCAGCCTACCATTCCAATACATCAGCCCACAATCCCAATACCTCAACCCACCATCCCAATGCCTCAACCTCACATTCCCCAGTTGGCCCTTCCCCAGCCACAGAGACCACCAAGTGCCAGAGAATTGGAAACCAAAGAGCAGGTACTGGGCATGCTTCACCCTGGTGGGGGTCCTGCACAGCCATGGGAGCCTTTGTGTTCTGGCCTTCCCCCAGCTCTGCCACATGGACACACTCTCGAGGCACCGCCATGCCCTAACCGCCGCTCACCTTCTCCTCAGAGAATCCTCCCCCAGCCCAGAGGCACCCTCATTCCAGATACAATGGCCAAAGCCATCGCCCGTGAAGCTGCCCAAAGAGTGGCTGTAGAGAGCGGGCGG ATGGAGAGGCGAAGTCAGGGCTTTCACTCTCAAAACTCagatgaggaagaggatgaggaaaGCTATCAGTCTCGCAGAAGAGGAGAATCTGTGGATGACTTCCTTAGGGGCTCAGAACTGGGCAGGCAG TCCCACTACAGTCACAGTGAAGATTACCAGACAGAAAGCAGTCGAGGTTCAGACCTATCTGATATtctggaggaggatgaagaggagctGTACTCTGAAATGCAACTGGAGGATGGACGACGGCGCAACTCACACAGTGCTCTTAAG GTTGGAGGCAACGTTTCATCTTCAGGAAGGCTGGATCGGGACTCAAATCGGAGGCCAGCTCATGGGGGTCCTCAACCCCAGCGCAGACCGCTCATGGTCCCCTCTATTG GAGGTTACAGGGACCGAGGACGGCGGTCTCCTCCACACTACGATGAGTCCGAATCTGAAGACCCCTTCCGTATCTTTGTAGCATTGTTCGAGTATGACCCTCTCTCCATGTCCCCAAACCCAGATGCTGCTGATGAAGAGCTTCCTTTTAAAGAAGGACAGATCATCAAG GTGTATGGGGACAAAGACACGGATGGGTTTTATCGGGGAGCGATCCATGGCCGGTCTGGCCTCATTCCCTGTAACATGGTGTCAGAGATACAAGCTGAGGATGAGGAGACTATGGATCAGCTCATGAAGCAGGGCTTTCTACCCTTAAATACCCCAGTGGATAGAATAG AGCACAGTCGAAAAGGCGGCCGGCACCCTGTGGCTACTAGAAGAATGGTTGCTCTTTATGACTATGACCCCAGGGAGAGTTCACCAAATGCAGATGTtgag GCGGAGCTGACGTTCTGTGCTGGTGATATCATCGCTGTATTTGGGGAGATAGATGAAGACGGTTTCTACTAT GGTGAGATTAATGGACATCGCGGTCTGGTTCCCTCCAACTTTCTAGAAGAAGTGCCTGATGACGTGGAGGTCTATCTCACAGAGACTCCGTCCCACCATGAGCAGGAAGAGCCAGTGCCGGCGCCGCGCCCGGAGCCTAAACGGGTACACCATCGCCGTTCTCAGCGCTAG
- the rimbp2a gene encoding RIMS-binding protein 2 isoform X2 gives MSISEMEDEVSPAPRSKARYTGQVRLCTARYSYNPYDGPNEHPEAELPLVAGKYLYVYGDMDDDGFYEGELLDGQRGLVPSNFVEFVQDKEKPSVDGAEDLGQLEHGRLSLTAIDGGISLDSLSVDSLGPCSNGTGTLDAEELADDIVPYPRKINLIKQLARSAIVAWEQPLVPLGWGNINGYNVLVDGEVRATVPFSGRTKLLVEKLDLATCTYRMSVQSVTDRGLSDELRCTMLVGRNVTVAPTGLRLDDIMRDSAELSWLPSNSNYSHTVFLDGVEHAVVKPCCYRLRFSNLKATTVYKVRVVAKPHQVPWHMPLEQREKKEAGVEFCTQAAGPPLPPNEVQVQCGQAPGILQVHWKPPLLTPMGTSNGANVIGYAVCTKGQRIAEVLYPMADFATVDLNCIQCLEAREVVVRTLSAQGESQDSHVAVIPNNLLVPPPQVHLPPHHMPQPLPPCTALPPPMQPLPPHAGPDSSSHLQTLPIRPNQPVAHLQPHPLPHPTQPSPPHLQPLPAHPFPQPQPTIPIHQPTIPIPQPTIPMPQPHIPQLALPQPQRPPSARELETKEQVLGMLHPGGGPAQPWEPLCSGLPPALPHGHTLEAPPCPNRRSPSPQRILPQPRGTLIPDTMAKAIAREAAQRVAVESGRSHYSHSEDYQTESSRGSDLSDILEEDEEELYSEMQLEDGRRRNSHSALKVGGNVSSSGRLDRDSNRRPAHGGPQPQRRPLMVPSIGGYRDRGRRSPPHYDESESEDPFRIFVALFEYDPLSMSPNPDAADEELPFKEGQIIKVYGDKDTDGFYRGAIHGRSGLIPCNMVSEIQAEDEETMDQLMKQGFLPLNTPVDRIEHSRKGGRHPVATRRMVALYDYDPRESSPNADVEAELTFCAGDIIAVFGEIDEDGFYYGEINGHRGLVPSNFLEEVPDDVEVYLTETPSHHEQEEPVPAPRPEPKRVHHRRSQR, from the exons ATGAGCATCTCAGAG ATGGAGGATGAGGTGAGTCCAGCTCCAAGGTCCAAGGCAAGATACACAGGACAGGTTCGTCTCTGCACGGCCCGCTACAG TTATAATCCTTATGATGGACCCAATGAGCATCCTGAGGCTGAGCTGCCTCTTGTTGCTGGGAAATATCTCTATGTGTACGGAGACATGGATGATGATGGATTCTATGAAG GAGAGTTGCTGGATGGCCAGCGTGGATTGGTCCCTTCTAATTTTGTGGAGTTTGTCCAGGACAAAGAGAAGCCATCGGTGGATGGAGCAGAAGATCTGGGGCAGCTGGAGCATGGCCGTTTAAGCCTGACAGCCATAGACGGAGGTATTTCCCTGGACAGCCTAAGCGTCGACTCTCTTGGGCCGTGCAGTAACGGGACTGGCACTCTGGATGCTGAGGAGCTGGCTGATGACATTGTGCCTTACCCGAGAAAAATCAACTTAATCAAACAGCTGGCAAGGAGCGCCATCGTGGCTTGGGAACAACCTCTAGTGCCCCTTGGTTGGGGCAACATCAATGGCTACAATGTTTTAGTGGACGGGGAGGTTCGCGCTACTGTGCCCTTCAGTGGCAGGACCAAACTCTTGGTGGAGAAGCTGGATCTAGCCACCTGCACATACCGCATGTCAGTGCAGAGTGTGACGGACCGAGGTTTGTCGGATGAGCTCCGCTGTACCATGCTGGTGGGACGGAATGTCACGGTGGCTCCGACGGGCCTGCGCTTGGACGACATCATGCGTGACTCAGCGGAGCTCTCCTGGCTCCCCAGCAACAGCAACTACTCGCACACAGTGTTTTTGGATGGAGTTGAGCATGCTGTGGTGAAGCCATGCTGTTACAGACTGCGCTTCAGCAACCTGAAAGCCACCACCGTGTACAAGGTGAGGGTGGTGGCCAAACCACACCAGGTGCCCTGGCACATGCCACTGGAACAGCGAGAGAAAAAGGAAGCCGGGGTCGAGTTCTGCACACAGGCTGCAG GCCCTCCTCTGCCTCCCAATGAGGTGCAGGTCCAGTGTGGACAGGCTCCAGGGATTCTGCAGGTCCACTGGAAGCCTCCATTGTTGACGCCCATGGGGACCTCCAATGGTGCCAACGTCATTGGCTACGCGGTGTGCACCAAGGGCCAGAGG ATCGCTGAGGTGTTGTACCCAATGGCTGACTTTGCAACAGTGGATCTGAACTGTATCCAGTGTTTGGAGGCCCGTGAGGTCGTGGTCAGGACTTTATCAGCACAAGGCGAAAGCCAGGACTCGCATGTCGCCGTCATTCCTAACAACCTTCTCGTGCCTCCACCCCAAGTCCACCTTCCACCTCACCACATGCCCCAGCCCTTGCCTCCATGCACTGCACTCCCACCTCCAATGCAGCCTCTTCCCCCTCATGCTGGCCCTGATTCAAGTTCCCATCTTCAAACACTTCCCATTCGCCCAAACCAGCCAGTCGCTCATCTTCAGCCTCATCCTTTACCCCATCCTACTCAGCCATCTCCTCCTCACCTCCAGCCTCTACCTGCTCACCCTTTCCCCCAGCCCCAGCCTACCATTCCAATACATCAGCCCACAATCCCAATACCTCAACCCACCATCCCAATGCCTCAACCTCACATTCCCCAGTTGGCCCTTCCCCAGCCACAGAGACCACCAAGTGCCAGAGAATTGGAAACCAAAGAGCAGGTACTGGGCATGCTTCACCCTGGTGGGGGTCCTGCACAGCCATGGGAGCCTTTGTGTTCTGGCCTTCCCCCAGCTCTGCCACATGGACACACTCTCGAGGCACCGCCATGCCCTAACCGCCGCTCACCTTCTCCTCAGAGAATCCTCCCCCAGCCCAGAGGCACCCTCATTCCAGATACAATGGCCAAAGCCATCGCCCGTGAAGCTGCCCAAAGAGTGGCTGTAGAGAGCGGGCGG TCCCACTACAGTCACAGTGAAGATTACCAGACAGAAAGCAGTCGAGGTTCAGACCTATCTGATATtctggaggaggatgaagaggagctGTACTCTGAAATGCAACTGGAGGATGGACGACGGCGCAACTCACACAGTGCTCTTAAG GTTGGAGGCAACGTTTCATCTTCAGGAAGGCTGGATCGGGACTCAAATCGGAGGCCAGCTCATGGGGGTCCTCAACCCCAGCGCAGACCGCTCATGGTCCCCTCTATTG GAGGTTACAGGGACCGAGGACGGCGGTCTCCTCCACACTACGATGAGTCCGAATCTGAAGACCCCTTCCGTATCTTTGTAGCATTGTTCGAGTATGACCCTCTCTCCATGTCCCCAAACCCAGATGCTGCTGATGAAGAGCTTCCTTTTAAAGAAGGACAGATCATCAAG GTGTATGGGGACAAAGACACGGATGGGTTTTATCGGGGAGCGATCCATGGCCGGTCTGGCCTCATTCCCTGTAACATGGTGTCAGAGATACAAGCTGAGGATGAGGAGACTATGGATCAGCTCATGAAGCAGGGCTTTCTACCCTTAAATACCCCAGTGGATAGAATAG AGCACAGTCGAAAAGGCGGCCGGCACCCTGTGGCTACTAGAAGAATGGTTGCTCTTTATGACTATGACCCCAGGGAGAGTTCACCAAATGCAGATGTtgag GCGGAGCTGACGTTCTGTGCTGGTGATATCATCGCTGTATTTGGGGAGATAGATGAAGACGGTTTCTACTAT GGTGAGATTAATGGACATCGCGGTCTGGTTCCCTCCAACTTTCTAGAAGAAGTGCCTGATGACGTGGAGGTCTATCTCACAGAGACTCCGTCCCACCATGAGCAGGAAGAGCCAGTGCCGGCGCCGCGCCCGGAGCCTAAACGGGTACACCATCGCCGTTCTCAGCGCTAG
- the rimbp2a gene encoding RIMS-binding protein 2 isoform X3, with the protein MCEAAEARQQLETEHEQALEILSSTQQEIQLLRKAQVEADKEHEEKVHLLEVKVHDLEQKCRTQSDKCNILSKELEKFHLGLHTDPERWPETATSRRAICNLLNELQSCTGKGDDRSAGSPLISELLQPLQVSRDTPETPLHINIAITARTQFMSISEMEDEVSPAPRSKARYTGQVRLCTARYSYNPYDGPNEHPEAELPLVAGKYLYVYGDMDDDGFYEGELLDGQRGLVPSNFVEFVQDKEKPSVDGAEDLGQLEHGRLSLTAIDGGISLDSLSVDSLGPCSNGTGTLDAEELADDIVPYPRKINLIKQLARSAIVAWEQPLVPLGWGNINGYNVLVDGEVRATVPFSGRTKLLVEKLDLATCTYRMSVQSVTDRGLSDELRCTMLVGRNVTVAPTGLRLDDIMRDSAELSWLPSNSNYSHTVFLDGVEHAVVKPCCYRLRFSNLKATTVYKVRVVAKPHQVPWHMPLEQREKKEAGVEFCTQAAGPPLPPNEVQVQCGQAPGILQVHWKPPLLTPMGTSNGANVIGYAVCTKGQRIAEVLYPMADFATVDLNCIQCLEAREVVVRTLSAQGESQDSHVAVIPNNLLVPPPQVHLPPHHMPQPLPPCTALPPPMQPLPPHAGPDSSSHLQTLPIRPNQPVAHLQPHPLPHPTQPSPPHLQPLPAHPFPQPQPTIPIHQPTIPIPQPTIPMPQPHIPQLALPQPQRPPSARELETKEQVLGMLHPGGGPAQPWEPLCSGLPPALPHGHTLEAPPCPNRRSPSPQRILPQPRGTLIPDTMAKAIAREAAQRVAVESGRMERRSQGFHSQNSDEEEDEESYQSRRRGESVDDFLRGSELGRQSHYSHSEDYQTESSRGSDLSDILEEDEEELYSEMQLEDGRRRNSHSALKVGGNVSSSGRLDRDSNRRPAHGGPQPQRRPLMVPSIGGYRDRGRRSPPHYDESESEDPFRIFVALFEYDPLSMSPNPDAADEELPFKEGQIIKVYGDKDTDGFYRGAIHGRSGLIPCNMVSEIQAEDEETMDQLMKQGFLPLNTPVDRIEHSRKGGRHPVATRRMVALYDYDPRESSPNADVEAELTFCAGDIIAVFGEIDEDGFYYGEINGHRGLVPSNFLEEVPDDVEVYLTETPSHHEQEEPVPAPRPEPKRVHHRRSQR; encoded by the exons aTGTGTGAGGCTGCAGAAGCGAGGCAGCAGCTGGAGACAGAGCATGAACAGGCCCTGGAGATCCTCAGCTCCACACAGCAGGAGATCCAGCTTCTGCGAAAG GCTCAGGTTGAGGCTGATAAAGAGCATGAAGAAAAGGTTCATTTGCTAGAG GTCAAAGTTCATGACCTGGAACAGAAATGCCGGACTCAGAGTGATAAGTGTAACATTCTGTCCAAAGAGTTGGAGAAATTTCACTTGGGTTTGCACACCGATCCTGAGCGCTGGCCAGAAACCGCCACATCACGGAGAGCAATCTGTAACCTCCTGAACGAGCTCCAGAGTTGCACTGGAAAAG GTGATGACAGATCTGCAGGTTCTCCGCTAATCTCTGAGCTCCTCCAGCCACTGCAGGTCAGCAGAGATACACCTGAGACGCCGTTGCACATCAACATCGCCATAACAGCGAGAACCCAATTCATGAGCATCTCAGAG ATGGAGGATGAGGTGAGTCCAGCTCCAAGGTCCAAGGCAAGATACACAGGACAGGTTCGTCTCTGCACGGCCCGCTACAG TTATAATCCTTATGATGGACCCAATGAGCATCCTGAGGCTGAGCTGCCTCTTGTTGCTGGGAAATATCTCTATGTGTACGGAGACATGGATGATGATGGATTCTATGAAG GAGAGTTGCTGGATGGCCAGCGTGGATTGGTCCCTTCTAATTTTGTGGAGTTTGTCCAGGACAAAGAGAAGCCATCGGTGGATGGAGCAGAAGATCTGGGGCAGCTGGAGCATGGCCGTTTAAGCCTGACAGCCATAGACGGAGGTATTTCCCTGGACAGCCTAAGCGTCGACTCTCTTGGGCCGTGCAGTAACGGGACTGGCACTCTGGATGCTGAGGAGCTGGCTGATGACATTGTGCCTTACCCGAGAAAAATCAACTTAATCAAACAGCTGGCAAGGAGCGCCATCGTGGCTTGGGAACAACCTCTAGTGCCCCTTGGTTGGGGCAACATCAATGGCTACAATGTTTTAGTGGACGGGGAGGTTCGCGCTACTGTGCCCTTCAGTGGCAGGACCAAACTCTTGGTGGAGAAGCTGGATCTAGCCACCTGCACATACCGCATGTCAGTGCAGAGTGTGACGGACCGAGGTTTGTCGGATGAGCTCCGCTGTACCATGCTGGTGGGACGGAATGTCACGGTGGCTCCGACGGGCCTGCGCTTGGACGACATCATGCGTGACTCAGCGGAGCTCTCCTGGCTCCCCAGCAACAGCAACTACTCGCACACAGTGTTTTTGGATGGAGTTGAGCATGCTGTGGTGAAGCCATGCTGTTACAGACTGCGCTTCAGCAACCTGAAAGCCACCACCGTGTACAAGGTGAGGGTGGTGGCCAAACCACACCAGGTGCCCTGGCACATGCCACTGGAACAGCGAGAGAAAAAGGAAGCCGGGGTCGAGTTCTGCACACAGGCTGCAG GCCCTCCTCTGCCTCCCAATGAGGTGCAGGTCCAGTGTGGACAGGCTCCAGGGATTCTGCAGGTCCACTGGAAGCCTCCATTGTTGACGCCCATGGGGACCTCCAATGGTGCCAACGTCATTGGCTACGCGGTGTGCACCAAGGGCCAGAGG ATCGCTGAGGTGTTGTACCCAATGGCTGACTTTGCAACAGTGGATCTGAACTGTATCCAGTGTTTGGAGGCCCGTGAGGTCGTGGTCAGGACTTTATCAGCACAAGGCGAAAGCCAGGACTCGCATGTCGCCGTCATTCCTAACAACCTTCTCGTGCCTCCACCCCAAGTCCACCTTCCACCTCACCACATGCCCCAGCCCTTGCCTCCATGCACTGCACTCCCACCTCCAATGCAGCCTCTTCCCCCTCATGCTGGCCCTGATTCAAGTTCCCATCTTCAAACACTTCCCATTCGCCCAAACCAGCCAGTCGCTCATCTTCAGCCTCATCCTTTACCCCATCCTACTCAGCCATCTCCTCCTCACCTCCAGCCTCTACCTGCTCACCCTTTCCCCCAGCCCCAGCCTACCATTCCAATACATCAGCCCACAATCCCAATACCTCAACCCACCATCCCAATGCCTCAACCTCACATTCCCCAGTTGGCCCTTCCCCAGCCACAGAGACCACCAAGTGCCAGAGAATTGGAAACCAAAGAGCAGGTACTGGGCATGCTTCACCCTGGTGGGGGTCCTGCACAGCCATGGGAGCCTTTGTGTTCTGGCCTTCCCCCAGCTCTGCCACATGGACACACTCTCGAGGCACCGCCATGCCCTAACCGCCGCTCACCTTCTCCTCAGAGAATCCTCCCCCAGCCCAGAGGCACCCTCATTCCAGATACAATGGCCAAAGCCATCGCCCGTGAAGCTGCCCAAAGAGTGGCTGTAGAGAGCGGGCGG ATGGAGAGGCGAAGTCAGGGCTTTCACTCTCAAAACTCagatgaggaagaggatgaggaaaGCTATCAGTCTCGCAGAAGAGGAGAATCTGTGGATGACTTCCTTAGGGGCTCAGAACTGGGCAGGCAG TCCCACTACAGTCACAGTGAAGATTACCAGACAGAAAGCAGTCGAGGTTCAGACCTATCTGATATtctggaggaggatgaagaggagctGTACTCTGAAATGCAACTGGAGGATGGACGACGGCGCAACTCACACAGTGCTCTTAAG GTTGGAGGCAACGTTTCATCTTCAGGAAGGCTGGATCGGGACTCAAATCGGAGGCCAGCTCATGGGGGTCCTCAACCCCAGCGCAGACCGCTCATGGTCCCCTCTATTG GAGGTTACAGGGACCGAGGACGGCGGTCTCCTCCACACTACGATGAGTCCGAATCTGAAGACCCCTTCCGTATCTTTGTAGCATTGTTCGAGTATGACCCTCTCTCCATGTCCCCAAACCCAGATGCTGCTGATGAAGAGCTTCCTTTTAAAGAAGGACAGATCATCAAG GTGTATGGGGACAAAGACACGGATGGGTTTTATCGGGGAGCGATCCATGGCCGGTCTGGCCTCATTCCCTGTAACATGGTGTCAGAGATACAAGCTGAGGATGAGGAGACTATGGATCAGCTCATGAAGCAGGGCTTTCTACCCTTAAATACCCCAGTGGATAGAATAG AGCACAGTCGAAAAGGCGGCCGGCACCCTGTGGCTACTAGAAGAATGGTTGCTCTTTATGACTATGACCCCAGGGAGAGTTCACCAAATGCAGATGTtgag GCGGAGCTGACGTTCTGTGCTGGTGATATCATCGCTGTATTTGGGGAGATAGATGAAGACGGTTTCTACTAT GGTGAGATTAATGGACATCGCGGTCTGGTTCCCTCCAACTTTCTAGAAGAAGTGCCTGATGACGTGGAGGTCTATCTCACAGAGACTCCGTCCCACCATGAGCAGGAAGAGCCAGTGCCGGCGCCGCGCCCGGAGCCTAAACGGGTACACCATCGCCGTTCTCAGCGCTAG